CACTCTGTGACCTTCGTCCTCACCGACGAGCTCGCCCCTTTCCTTCAAGCCTCCTAACACAACCTCGCAGGACCCCTCCACTCCCTCACCAGCGCGGCGCACTTACCGCCACTCAACTTCCGGCAACTATAGCGTCGTCCGCAGAGCGCGCCGCGATGACGCAAATGACCCCGCCCCGGCCTGCTTAGGGTTAGTGGTGCGCGTGCGCATACGAAGCCGCGGGCCGGCCTGGTAAAGGAGCCCCTAGCACCGTGCTGAATGGGAGGAACTTGAGGTGTGGGGAAGGCGGGGCTTCAGGGAGGAGGCGAGGCTCCCTGGTGAAAGgtgatatattttgtttttttgagagactTTACCTTatcatatgtgtgtatgtgtatatgcccctcaggcttttaaaaaagtattccaCGTGGCGCTAGCCGGGTggttcagtggctagagcgtcgttCTGCGGAGGTTCGCCGGTTCCATCTGTCAGGGCAGTGCCAGAAGCAATCAATTAGTGCACAATTAAAttaaacaactaagtggaacgagttgatgcttctctctctctgtttctctccctcccccccccccctctctcaaatcaatggggaaaaaaaagttttttaagtgCTCTATGTTCTCTCTTGTTTTCAGAGGATGACAAATTattgtcatttccattttctgGGAGAGGCCTATTACTAAACAGGTGTGGAGAGACAGAAGATGAGAATTTTAATAGGTAAAGGTCAATGAAATTCAACAGTGACCAACCTGCTCTTTCTAAACCAGGAATTATTCTCATAGCTTTCCTCTGCCAATGGGATCATTATTCatctaaattatttattgagtatatTCTGTGTGCCAAGCAGTGGACAGATATTGAAAATACAATAGTGAGTATAAACCTAATCTGATATATCAGGCCACTCACTAAATGACTCAGATGTAGCTCTATAGACTCATAATAACAAGAGTAATGACAACTATTTATTGATTATCTGTCATGTTTGCAGGTGTTCTgctcatttttttcatctgcaatATTCTCACACTTATCCTGCTTGTttaaccccttctctctcttcaaaatCCAATTGAAATATGAATGGATCTTAGACAAAATGTTGATGGAAAAGagaacatattatatgattctactATGTAAagttctaaaatcaagaaaactaATCTATAGTAGTAGAAGTCAGATCAGTGGTTACCTGGGGCATAAAGGAGACATTGCCTGCAAAAGGGCCTGAGCAACTTTCTGGGGTAATAGAAATGCTCTATCTTGACTGAAACGAGGATGGCATGGGTATATGCATTTGTCAGAACTCATTGAACTCTCCATTTAAAACGGgtgaactttatatatttagtataataaatttgattaaaagaagaaacagtaaAGGTGTCACCTCCTATATGAAGCCAGACCTGACACCCACCACCTCTAGGCTTCACTCTATTAAGCATATATGAGAATAGGTTAAACTTAGTTCTTTATAAGCTTGTTTCCCTGCTGGACTTTGAGATCCATGTAATTAACACTTTGGAGTTTCTGCCTAGCTCACAGTATTTCCCACTTCTCTGGGAATTGCTGGTCCTCCAGCCATGTTTCTTACCACAtgtgctccctgcccccaccaccaccacttccctTCAAAGTTGATTGAAGCTGAGGTGaacatgggattttttttttttttctttgacagagagagtcagagagagggacagacagacaggaagggagagagatgagaagcatcaattcttcattgtggcctcTTAGTTGTTCGTAGATTgcttgttcattaattactttcttatatgtgccctaacacgggggctacagcagagtgagtgaccccttgctcaagccagcaacattggtctcaagccagcgaccataggatcacatctatgatcccacacacaagccagtgaccccgcactcaagctagtgagcccgcgctcaagccggtgaccttcaGGCTTCAAACATGGCTCATCCAcctcccaggccgatgctctatccactgcagcaccgcctggtcaggcagtgggaTTATTCTTTACCTTGAGCTTTGGACTTCTAAACTGATGGTCACAGACATTAGGAATAAGAGTAAGTCATATAGGTCAATGGTAGTATTCTATAGGAAACTTCTTCTACTGTTGAGAGGTTCTTGTGGCTGACTTGGTTAAAGTCCTTCCTGAGGCAAGGTCATCCAAAATGTTACTGGATTCCACAAAACACCTCAGTAGACATTCTCAAAACTgatttctgtcacttgcaacccTAAAGTAGCTCCATATGGTTGAAATCAAGTCTGCCTTGTTCTCCTCAGTCTCCTAATTCCTGACCCAAGGACTTGCCCAAGAAGTGTTCAGgaagtatttgttaaattaacAGATGATGTCTGGACAACTCAAATGGAAAGTCACTCAAGTCACAAATGCGGCTTTCTTGTTAGCAGGGTGTTAGGGTGAGGCTCAGAGGAGACCTGTCCTGATGCCCAGGATGGCGGAAGACAGACCTTTGAGGCACCAATATGGTGGAGCTTCAAGAAAGATTCAAACCAGGAAGCCATAAATGCAGAGAATGTTCTCAGATACAGCAGGGCAACAAGACTGTGATGTTTATTCAAGTGATTGTCAATCTACTTCACTCTTCTCTTGCAGCTCAGTTGAGGAGAACATGCAGTCCCACAATGGGACCATATGCCACACAACCTAGGCTTTGAAATCACAAGAAATTGTGGAGCAACACGTTAACAAGTTGGATCTTAACAGTATTGTTTCTTTACAGCACTTAGAATGCATCACAGCCAGAACATTGGAAAGTTTTTGCCTTGTGTTAAGACTATTAAGTCTACCTTCTGGAAGGCCAAACTTCAAAAGAGAGACCATCAATTTTCTGCAAGCCAAATGATCAATTCACCAAATAGCTAATCTGCAAACTCATGGACTTTTCTAAACCAACACTTTGCTAATGCTACAAACTTCTAAAGTTTATAGCAATTTCTATTGGATGGAATGGCTTTACAAACTTTTAAAGACTTATATGATATGGTAGTTGACTGGTTTTCATGTGTCTTCAGAGAAGCAGTTGAAGGAGTTTTCTATTTATCAAAAGCTAAGGATAGTGTGttctttctttgaataaatttaaCTTATGACTACATCAATGAAGAGTATATTCTTGAATGTAGTTTTTCTTGAGTGTATTAATATTATGCTACCTGGTTTACACTTTCTGTCCTCTACTccacttcttcttttctgtatcCCTTCCCATTTCTCAGTTTCTCCCTTTGTGTCCCCCAATGTTCTCTCTGCCTCTTAATCTCCTCCATCTGTCCCCTAATCTCTCCCCACTCTGTCCTTCTGCACATCCATCTCTCCTTTTTGCTCTTTTCTCTCTTGGTGTTCCTCATCTCTTCCCCTTAGTATGTCCTTTCTAACCCTCTGTCTGTCCTGCCTCCTCTAGTTTCCTCTAATTTCTACACCTCAcgttccccttctctttctcttagtcTCCTCACCTCTATTTCTCCTCTTTATGCAACTCTTTCTGTCCCTGCAGTAACAGAGTGCTGAAGACAAAGCATATTGAATATTTCTCAATTGTGGCTATGAAGGAAAATGAGAATCAGTAACTATACCTTCACAACAATTGTAGAAAGTGTCCTTGAAAGACTCATCCAATATGCATTGTTGTAAACCttgtaaatagttttttaaaaagctagtgTTTGGTAAGTTTGGCAAATTGGCCATTTGAGGAATGGTGTTAAGTTGATCAGCATTAAGCccataaaaagaaacccaaaggagCTTCTGAATCTGCACATTCTTATCTACAATCAAGGTCTCTATAATGGACTTCTCCTAGAaggtattaattttaatatttaaggcAGAAAACCTTGTTTCAGCTGGGTTTTGTGCAAGCCATTGGCCACTGATTCTTTGCTGAATGAGCAAGAGCTGTTATCACATATGATATTAGTccttttataatttgaaaaattaattcaatcaTTTAGATAGGAGTAGGAATAGAAAgttgattctggccctggctggttggctcagcggtagagcgtcggcctagcgtgcggaggacccgggttcgattcccggccagggcacataggagaagcgcccatttgcttctccacccctccgccgcgccttcctctctgtctctctcttcccctcccgcagccaaggctccattggagcaaagatggcccgggcgctggggatggctctgtggcctctgccccaggcgctagagtggctctggtcgcaacatggcgacgcccaggatgggcagagcatcgccccctggtgggcagagcgtcgccccctggtgggcgtgccgggtggatcccggtcgggcgcatgcgggagtctgtctgactgtctctccctgtttccagcttcagaaaaatgcaaaaaaaaaaaaagaaagttgattcTGTGGAAAGGAAGCACATTCCAGAATCAGACCTTACCGCTgatccttaacctctctgagcttcagtttgccCATTTGTGAAAACACGAAAATCTCTCTCATGATATTGCTATAAGgttaaattagcctgaccaggcagtggtgtagtggatagagcatcggcctaggatgctgaggacccaggttcaaaactccaaggtcactgacttgagtgtgagctcaacagcttgaacacgggatcactggcttgagcgtgggatcataaacatgaccccattgttactgacttgagctcaaagccactcactggcttgaggcccaaggtcgctggcttgaggccaagtcactggcttgagcaaggggccactggctcagctggagccccctggtcaaggcacatatgggaaaacaatcaatgaacaattaaggtgccacaactattaattgatgcttctcatctctctccttcccgtctgtccctgtctgttcctctctctctctctctctctctttctcatgaaataaataaataaataaataaaaggttaaatTAGATAACGGTGGTAAAGCATGAAGCCTGGCACACAATATATGCTCAGTATGTTTGAAAACTACCTATGAGTCCCCTCTGTGTACCAGCCACTATATACAATAATGCTAATGCATGGATCTTGTTCTTTATGCTCTGACGATTTATATTGATCATTTCTTGTTCTTGTCAAACTCAAATCCAGGTCTCTTTGATCAAGTTAGAGttcataaccacttcactttattAGTTGCCTTAATCATTCATCAACATAAATAATGAGCACTTAGCCATTTGTTTGTGTAGAGTGCTGTTTTTAGGTGTTCCTTGGTCCTGAGGTATCCCAGGGAGGAATGCTTTCCCTGGCCTTCTGAGAAATGGCTTCTGACCCAGAAACAGACCAGCTGCAGTTTCTAAAACCAGGATAAATATCTCCTTAGCTCCCACAGTTTTGAGCAAGAGCTTTTGGGGATGCAAAGCAGAGTGAAGCTAGTTGTAGCAAGTAAGtccttttttaaagacatttataaatgtgatcaaaaaccaaagagaaatCCTATATCAGCTCTTATAACATTTGACAGTACTTTCAATGCATCTTCTCTGTCCAAGGGACTCAGAATGGTAAAATTAAATAAGTCAAAATCATAATAGTATGGTTGtgaatatcatattttatttttaaaatatttttgtatttattttttttaggtgagaggaggggagtagtgaagcagactcctgcatgcaccccgaccaggctctacctggcaactccatctggaaccaatgcttgagtactgagctatttttagtgcatgaggtTGATGAGccccaatggagctatcctcagcacctagggccatacttgaaccagtcgagccacaggctgcgggaggagaagagggagagaagagggagatggaggggggtggggtgaagcagatgatcgcatctcctgcatgccctgaccaggaatcaaatacgggtcgtccatatgctgggccgacgctctatccactgagccaccggccagggccataaatatcatattttatgtGGATAAAAAGTCTCTCATTTTAACAGATCATGCAAACAGGAACACAAGACACAAAATAGCAATTTGTATTGGCACTCCAATTGCTACATATATTACAGTTTAGcatcaagttttaaaatataaatcaccaCCAGATTGCAACATAAACAAGTAAAACTGTATGTCTTCATGCATTTGCtagtttttaagtgaaaaatgtgACTTGAAAGGAACATGACCACTTCTGGAGAACTCACAAATAAATAGTACATTGTCCCTTCAGAGTATCACTTTCAATATTCTGCAGACATATTCTATGTCAGCTATTGCTGCTCACAACATATTCTTTTGAGAATTGctaccactcttaggaatattgTATGTGTTTCTGTGTACTTAACAggacaaatttttgttttttggagaaAATGTGTTACAGTGATCTGGAACCCCACAGGGTTTTCATTCTAGCTTTTTCACCTGCGTGATCTCGGGCACCTCATCTCACCTTGCTGCACCTCCATTTGTGTCTCTTGTTATATCACCCTCCTATTGCAGGATATCATGGGGCTTAAATGAGATAAACCTGGCACAGCTCTAGGAAATATGGCTTTCTTCTCccatcccttttttttctttttaatatttaatgtaaaaccATTTTACAAGGACCTTTTCACTTTCTTTCGAGGGCAGCTTTTATCCTTTTTTCAATAGCTAAAAGGAATTTCAGATTGAAAATGTTGGGTGTGCAAGATGCATACTTTCCTATCAATTCTGAGATATGTGTGAGTGAGAAATAATAAAGCAGAATTTCCAAGGCGGTTCAGACATTGGTTCTGGAGAAAGCTGTACAAGTAGCTCAGAAGGGAGGTGTTCTGAGAAGTAGCAGTCACAGTGGAATAGCTGTTATGCCTCTCAAGGCAACCCCTGGAAGGGGATAACATCTATCTGCATTTGTAAGTTCTCTGCACAGTCACAAGGCCCCAATCTAGAAAGGCTCTAGAGTTCTGTCTAATTCTCCATTGGAACTCTACCCATATGTCCTTTCAATTACCAATTAGTTTAAGTCTGGAAGCTTGAATCACACTGAGAATCTAGGGCTCCCCATTTCAGCAGAAGCGCTCACCAAAAATCGATTATCTTGGAAATAATCTGCTTTGTACTCAGTACATTCTCTGCTGACCCGTGCCATCTGCAGTTCTTCCAGTGGAGCCTAAGCACTTTCCAAATGACCCAGCCCCACAGGCCATGCTTTTGACTCCACAAAACCCTGGTACCTGGCGACTCACAGGTTTTCATCCTTCATTTTCTCCAGGGACATTCTAAGTATCACTTTGTTGTATTTCCCTGTAGCTTCCCTTAGGAGCGTATGTGCAGAATTTTCTTGAATGTCTTCTTGAAGTTCTCGTTGCACAAAGGGTAGATGAGGGGGTTCAGTGTGGAGTTGATGTATCCCAGCCAGATGGTGAACATGTgcacatgttcattgcaacagCTTCTGCAGAAGGCAATGACCATGAAGAAGATGAAGTAAGGAATCCAGCAAATGATGAAGGCTGCCATGATAAAACCCAATTGTTTGGCAGCTTTCCGTTCTCGGTTCATGTGCAACCCAGACACATACTGTCTTGAATGTGAGCGGAGCCTCTTCCAAGTGAACTTGATATAATGGAGGCCTGTGCTAGACCCTTTTCTTTGCTTGCCTTTGTCCAATGCTGACTCTGTGGGGGTGTCTGAGTCTGTTGGAGAGAAGGACTGGCTATCACCGAAGGTCTGATCCTCTGACATCTCAATGACTCCTTGCATGGTCAGGCCCTGCTCATCCATCTCAAGTTGCCTCTGGCTTTCGTTCATGGCTGTGTAGTCCCTGCTGCTCCCCTCTGCCTCAGTCTTTGTGTGCACAATATTAAGTGGGGAGCACTGAAGTTGGTCTATTCCTTCATCCTGCTCTTGGCTGCAGGCACTTGGGGATTTCATCTCCTTTGGGTCTTGGGATGGTGGCTTCAAGACAGGTCCACCACCAGCAACTTTTGGTTTCCTTTTCAGAACCTCCCAGGGAGACTCTTTCCCTAGTCTCTTGGCCCCTACCTTGGGGTTCTCTGGCTTTAGCTTAATttcagagaaggaagggagggatccATTGATGAGCTCCCGGTGCTGACAGTGCTGCCGTACAGCTTTGTAGATTCTGGCATAGAACCAGAGCATGAGCAAGGTGGGCAGGTAGAAGTTGATGATGGCGGTCATGATCTTGAACCAGGTGACTTTGTAAAAGCCTGTCTCACACTTGTCCTCCTGGTGCTCTGAATTCTGCCAGCCCAGAATGGGAATAacccagaggaaggagagaaaccagGCCCCCAATATGGTGGCCAATGCTCTGGTTTTGGTGCGATATCTCAGGTATCTGAGGGGCTGCTGGACAGAACGATAGCGATCAATGCACAAGATAAAGACGCTAAAAATGGATGCTGTGCTGGCCACATAGTCCATGGAAAGCCAAAAAAGGCAGAGATGCCAGCCCAGGGACCACTTGGACTTGAGGAGGTAGAGGATGTTCATGGGCATAACAACAGCTCCCACAATCAGGTCTGCTACTGAGAGGCTAACAATGTACAGGTTCCCCACAGTGTGTAGCTTCCGCTCTCTCCGCACAGCATACAGGACCAGCAGGTTGAGCCCCACTGTGACTAAGGAGATGGTGCTCAGGACCACCACCAGGGGCATCTGTTGGGAGCTGGCCATGGTGGTCTTGTTCCCTTCACACATTGTGTCTTCTAAGACGCTGGAAGAATTGGAAAGGGTCATTGGCACAAGGGCCACCTCCAGCTATAGCTCACTCCCTGGGAGGAAAGACACAAGGATTAAGGTTAGATAGAGTCTTGGTGATCAATAGTCATTTAGTACCATCCCATAGATCAAACTGGGTTGTATGCTGTCAGGGGCAGTAGACACTGCTGGTTACCTACAGGCTGTATCCCCTTCttagttatttatttcttcttttatttattgactacTGAATGCCTGGCATTGTTCTAAATGTTGGAAATAtagcaatgaataaaacaaaaattctagtGAGGGAGTGGGGCAAATACAAGGTGAAGTTTATATAAGTCCTGTGTTACTTATGCTCTGGGAAGGTGGGATACATCATGATTGGTCTAAGATGAATATGGTGGTCTGGTTCCTCATTGCCAGTGGCTTGTCAGGGAATGGGCAGGAGACAATTGTGGCCAAGGAAGTAGATGGGAAAGTCTCTTAACAGAGGTGGGGTTCTGGAAAGTGCTTCCTCTCTGACAAATCACCATACAAGGAAAAGTGTTTCCTACTTGCTACCTTCTTTCTAACAGGAAGTGATGCTTAGGGCTATGAAGGTCATCTTGgggtcatcagggaaatgccaaGAAAACCACTGAGATGCCAATCCAGAGGGTCCTGTTATCACTGAGTTGCTGAACAAAACCTAGAATCTTTTTCCTCTACACTGATTATTATgggaaataattaaatattttctttacttatGCTACTATCCCAGGAGTCTTTACTTGCAGCTAATACACCCCTAACACATATGGGGGAGGTTACAAGGGTacacaaagtgtgaaataaatTGAGCCCATCTCAATAGACAAAATGGTTCTCAAATGGGAGAgggttttttatttaagaaagcatattatttacttttatatttgaaagaaattttatcATCTAAAACTATGCATTGTTAGTGAGTCTACACTGAAAACATATTGTACCACAGAGGTGATTTTCAGCTGGGGTGGAAAGTAGAAGTAGATGTTAAATTTTCCAGATTTTTATATTCATCCAAAAAGTGTTATGTgttaaaagaaaactgagaaacattAACAGAGATTATAAATATCTCTcaatcatttagaaaaaaatagttttacattAAGGCAAAGCCAGATAAATTCCTGAGTATAAGGCCaatttgatacacatatattttttaagataaaataaatccaGACCCCAAGGTATTTGGTCCTTGTGGAAGGAAGCTGTTGAGTTACTTTGTTGGAAAAACAACACCTGGGTGGCACTTATTttgccccagctctgccactaatTTCCTGAGTGATGTCTCAGCCTGCTTTGTCTCATTGGTCAAATGTGGAAAATGGGATAAGTGATCGCTAAAGGCTTTTCCAGGTCTCCTTTTTACAGTCTCGCTTTAGGTATTTTTCCATATTCTTCTCAAGCTCTGAACGGGCCAGTCAGAGCAACCCTCCTACATCTCCGTGTATGTCTCCTCTGACTTCTTCAACAGCATCACCTTCTCCCGCCTGACCCAGTCCTACCTTCTGCTCTGTTACTCTATGCTCAGAGGCCTTATGCACTCACCCCCATCTAGCCGAGCCATCACCTCTGTGCAAACAGCTCCGAGATCTACAGTTTCAGCCTATAGACTTCTTTATTCCTACATTCAATGCCCAACTGATATATTGGAGCTTctcttttagcctgaccaagccAAAACTTTTGGAATTGTCAcctaaggaaggaggaaaggctaaggcaggggtccccaaactatggcccgtgggccacatgcggccccctgaggccatttatctggcccctgccacacttctggaaggggcacctctttcattggtggtcagtgagaggagcatagttcccattgaaatactggtcagtttgttgatttaaatttacttgttctttattttaaatattgtatttgttcccgttttgttttttttactctaaaataagatatgtgcagtgtgcatagggatttgttcatagtttttttttatagtctggccctccaatggtctgagggacagtggactggccccctgtgtaaaaagtttggggacccctgggctaaggcAATATCATttcaggaattttatttttaattgttttgattGGAAGGAAGTAGAAAGCGGTTCACTAAAACACTGCCATAGCTTGGCATTTCCAAGGCAGCTGTGATGTTCCCCTCCTACAGAAGTGATTCAtcgctctctctttttctcttgccttgaggaaattcctttctttctcatttctctcatttctcatttctttctttggctCATTGCACACAGAGGGGAAtcagtatttttttccattgtgcaTAAACTATTATTCCATAATTATatttgacagaaaatgatttgtttttatgtaaaaatctactatatatttttccttttggattaaaaaagaaagggtgtTATAATGGAATTAAGATCACTGAACTAAAAATTAGTGTAGTATATTAAGTGTTTGATTTTGAGTGAAATCTACTGATGTCTGCATCTtactttgaaatgaataaaaaaataagttgggTGAATGACTGATTAAAAGAATGGATGAACAAACAGAAATGCTAAGCAAAATTTTAATGTACAGCCTGGGCAGTAAGCATATGGGTGTTCTCTGTATAAAACTTTCAACTTCCCTAGTTCATtgataattttcataataaagagttgaaaaaattaatacagccatttatctttttttttttttttttttgtatttttctgaagttggaaatgggaggcagtcagacagactcccgcatgcgcccgaccgggatccacccggcatgcccaccagggggtaatgctctgcccatcctgggcatcgctctgttgtaaccagagccattctagcacctgaggcagaggccatagagccatccttagcgcctgggccaactttgctccaatggagccttggctgcaggaggggaagagagagacagagaggaaggagagggggaggggtggagaagcagatgggcgcttctcctgtgtgccctggccaggaatcaaacgtgggactcctgcacaccaggctgacgctctaccactgagccaatcggccagggcaataCAGCCATTTATCTTAATGAATAATAGAGTTTATCTTCTTCACCTGTCACTGTAAGCTTGACTCTGTATCACATTTCTCCTTCATAGATTGGACATGTTATTTTGCACAAACTTAAATGcaagatcaataaatatttgtcaaatgaatacATAGTGAGTGAGAGGCAGGATGGTCTGAAATATCTCAGCTCAGAATTCATTCAGTCAATGGATATTTACTGGTAAAACTTCTTTTCAGCTCAGAGATCTGTTTCAGGAACAAGCAAATCCACTTTTGTCCTAAACCATGGGATTCCAAAGGAGGGTTCCTGGAAAGGCAACTGCTGCACCCACGCTGCAAACAAATGACACTTGGAGGCTACCTGCATGGGGcctcaggaggaggaggaggagtgctGAGGGAACATGGGGCCCCAGCACTGATCCTAAACAAAGTGAGCCCCACAGGGTGGGCAGCCAAGAGGACAACCAGAGTGGCCACGTCAGGACCCACTGAATAATTTGTGGGGCCCAATGccagttaaaaatgaaaatattattaagaagtTCAAGATGGAGATAGTAGAACATTAAACCAAACTTGGGATCCTGAGCTCAGGGCCTATATGTTGCCCTGGTCACAGGCCCAGTAAGGCGTTCTGTTccgagtctctctgcctctcacccaGTCCTTGACAGACGCTTCTCAGTGAGATAATGAACAGTATGGCACTCTGGCAGAGTGCGGGAGGTATTGGGGACACAGATCCTCATTTCAACTCATGCTGCACAGGAGGCCATGCAGCCTGGACCCCACTGAGTTCTGAAAGCAAGCCTTCAGATGGTGCTGGCTGGAGAGAGGGTGTGCTCtgaggagagaaagcagaagctAGAGGAGGCACTTGAGACAGGGCATTTCAGGTTCTTTATAACGTCGTGTCAACAGAGAAGCAGGGGACAGAAGGAGAGCACTCTCCCCTCCCACTCATGCTCTGCCTCttggtgggtgggtggagcaTGTGCAATCAGCAAGGTCTCCAATTTCCTCAGCTGTCACCTAGGGAAAATATTATGGCCTCCCTCCCTAAGCTGTCATGGATCAGTGGAAACAGTGGGGTGGGAAAGTTTTTCTGACCCTTAGGTGACTTTGACTTGGGGACAAGCAGAAATGGACCCTTTTACTCTCTGTGTACAAGCAAGGCAATTGGTCCACTCCCAAACCATTAGTTACAGTGGAATTACAAGCAACAGTGTAATCCAATCAGATATATGTGCCCACTGATAAACAAAAGTAGTCAGCATTCCTTTCCCACCCTGGGAACACTGACTGGGACAGCTTTGACAGTAAGAAGTCAAGCCCTGGGCTTTTCATATATTGGTTATAAAATTCCCTACAAGCCCATagggaggttttctgatgatccACAAGGTAGAGTGGAGGGAACAGTCAGCTCAAGTTCAGAGGGGTCATACAGCTAAGAAGCAGCTGGTAAAGCCAAGACTCAAACCTTGGTCTATCAAACTCAGAGTTTCTCAACCTTCATTCCACTGACATTTTGAActagataattattttttgtgaagGGCTGTCATGTGCATTGGTTGGATGTTCAGCAGCATCCTTAGTCTCTAtttactagatgccagtagcacctctCCCCCATTTCCACTCATAACAACCAAAAACATCTCTAGACATTGGCAGATATCCACTGGGGGCAAAATGATCCTTCATTGGGATAACTGATCTAACTGAAGAATATGCATGCCAAACTGCCAAATAACACAGTTTTAATAAaagactttctaaaaataaatattacctaCCAATGCAatgaattg
This window of the Saccopteryx bilineata isolate mSacBil1 chromosome 10, mSacBil1_pri_phased_curated, whole genome shotgun sequence genome carries:
- the HRH1 gene encoding histamine H1 receptor, which produces MTLSNSSSVLEDTMCEGNKTTMASSQQMPLVVVLSTISLVTVGLNLLVLYAVRRERKLHTVGNLYIVSLSVADLIVGAVVMPMNILYLLKSKWSLGWHLCLFWLSMDYVASTASIFSVFILCIDRYRSVQQPLRYLRYRTKTRALATILGAWFLSFLWVIPILGWQNSEHQEDKCETGFYKVTWFKIMTAIINFYLPTLLMLWFYARIYKAVRQHCQHRELINGSLPSFSEIKLKPENPKVGAKRLGKESPWEVLKRKPKVAGGGPVLKPPSQDPKEMKSPSACSQEQDEGIDQLQCSPLNIVHTKTEAEGSSRDYTAMNESQRQLEMDEQGLTMQGVIEMSEDQTFGDSQSFSPTDSDTPTESALDKGKQRKGSSTGLHYIKFTWKRLRSHSRQYVSGLHMNRERKAAKQLGFIMAAFIICWIPYFIFFMVIAFCRSCCNEHVHMFTIWLGYINSTLNPLIYPLCNENFKKTFKKILHIRS